A genomic region of Candidatus Methylomirabilis sp. contains the following coding sequences:
- a CDS encoding exosortase system-associated protein, TIGR04073 family — protein MKMTVRVVVLALVMSMALTTQAVAGELTHSTRGQKALRGAANLTLGLFIEWPKMICYEAREQGPLLGIPSGFLAGFGLGLMRMGVGAYELVTFPVAIPDDYRPILSPRYPFEPGRTVVSPALIARPQEGDRP, from the coding sequence ATGAAGATGACCGTACGGGTTGTTGTGCTTGCACTTGTGATGTCGATGGCCCTCACCACCCAGGCCGTTGCCGGGGAACTGACTCATTCGACGCGGGGCCAGAAGGCACTGAGAGGTGCCGCCAATCTGACCCTTGGGCTGTTCATCGAATGGCCGAAAATGATCTGCTATGAGGCGCGAGAGCAGGGTCCGCTTTTGGGGATCCCCTCAGGATTCCTTGCCGGTTTTGGTCTCGGATTGATGCGAATGGGCGTTGGGGCGTACGAACTCGTCACCTTCCCGGTCGCGATCCCGGACGATTATCGACCGATCTTGAGTCCACGTTATCCCTTTGAACCGGGACGGACGGTGGTGTCGCCCGCCCTCATCGCGCGCCCACAAGAAGGCGACAGGCCCTAG
- a CDS encoding RNA polymerase sigma factor RpoD/SigA — MAKAPFADFYKGVSNDALGAYLKRIAQVPLLKKEEELILGKASQQGDEKALKQLVEANLRFVVKVALRYRGCGLSLPDLINEGNIGLLEAARRYSPDYNVKFITYAVWWIRQAIMQALAAGGGAVRLPLRKARLASRLDEVRADLSQQLQAAPTDSEVAEELDLSVSDLEGALHRAGQLAFLSDEIGLEQRIGMELYDSKQLPPADYELIRRSFREEVERMLGSLTPRERLIVELRFGLGQEDAMTLKEVGKRLTLSRERVRQIEERAKQKLRVMAKSRHLKDYLN, encoded by the coding sequence ATGGCGAAAGCACCATTCGCAGATTTTTACAAAGGGGTCTCCAACGACGCCCTTGGCGCGTATCTGAAGCGGATTGCTCAGGTTCCCCTCCTGAAGAAGGAGGAGGAGCTTATTCTGGGAAAGGCCTCTCAACAGGGAGATGAGAAGGCCTTGAAACAACTGGTGGAGGCCAACCTCCGTTTCGTGGTCAAGGTGGCCCTTCGTTATCGAGGATGCGGTCTGTCGCTGCCGGATCTGATCAACGAAGGCAACATCGGTCTGCTCGAAGCCGCGCGCCGCTACTCTCCGGACTACAACGTGAAGTTTATCACCTATGCAGTCTGGTGGATTCGACAAGCGATCATGCAGGCCTTGGCCGCAGGTGGGGGGGCGGTGAGGCTTCCGCTCCGCAAGGCTCGCCTCGCATCACGACTTGACGAGGTCCGCGCCGACCTTTCGCAGCAGCTACAAGCAGCGCCGACAGACTCAGAGGTAGCGGAAGAATTGGATCTGAGCGTAAGCGACCTGGAGGGGGCATTACACCGGGCGGGTCAGTTGGCGTTTCTCAGCGATGAGATCGGCCTTGAACAACGGATTGGGATGGAGTTATACGACTCGAAGCAGCTCCCTCCTGCCGACTACGAACTGATCCGGAGGTCGTTCCGCGAAGAGGTGGAGCGGATGCTTGGCAGTCTTACCCCCAGAGAGCGGCTTATTGTGGAGTTGCGCTTCGGGTTGGGGCAGGAAGATGCGATGACCCTCAAAGAGGTTGGTAAGCGACTTACGCTCTCGCGGGAGCGGGTCCGACAGATCGAGGAGCGCGCCAAACAGAAATTGCGCGTCATGGCCAAATCCAGACATCTGAAAGATTACTTGAATTAG
- a CDS encoding protein-L-isoaspartate(D-aspartate) O-methyltransferase, whose product MADQYDSAEAARWRMVEQQLKARDIVDERVLDAMGRVPRHLFVEPALEYYAYEDRPLSIGAGQTISQPYIVALMIQLLRVQPWHRVLEVGTGSGYQAAILAELAAEVYTVEIIPSLAEEACTRLAALGYGNVHAQQGDGYEGWPEVAPFDGIVVAAGAPQIPLPLIEQLREGGRMAIPVGIARGTQDLILGEKRGGKFLVRSIAPVVFVPLTGKGGAQDW is encoded by the coding sequence ATGGCCGACCAGTATGACAGCGCGGAGGCAGCGCGATGGCGGATGGTAGAGCAGCAGCTCAAGGCCCGAGATATTGTCGATGAGCGGGTCCTCGACGCGATGGGGAGGGTCCCCCGCCATCTGTTCGTAGAGCCGGCCCTGGAATATTATGCCTACGAAGACCGTCCTCTCTCTATCGGGGCGGGACAGACTATTTCCCAGCCGTATATTGTAGCGCTCATGATCCAGCTCCTCCGGGTGCAACCATGGCATCGGGTCCTTGAGGTTGGGACCGGTTCGGGCTATCAGGCCGCTATCCTGGCCGAACTGGCGGCCGAGGTCTATACCGTCGAGATCATCCCCTCACTTGCAGAAGAAGCCTGTACCCGCCTGGCGGCTCTCGGATACGGGAATGTGCATGCTCAACAGGGGGATGGATACGAGGGGTGGCCAGAGGTTGCTCCCTTTGACGGGATTGTGGTCGCTGCCGGCGCTCCGCAGATCCCGCTCCCGCTGATCGAGCAGCTACGCGAGGGGGGACGAATGGCGATCCCGGTAGGGATTGCGAGGGGGACGCAGGATCTGATTCTCGGAGAGAAACGCGGCGGGAAATTTCTGGTTCGCTCGATTGCGCCTGTGGTCTTCGTACCGTTGACGGGAAAGGGAGGCGCTCAGGACTGGTAA
- a CDS encoding four helix bundle protein, whose product MRDHTKLRAFELADEVAMLVYRVTAGFPKTEMFVLTSQIRRAAVSVPSNIVEGCARDSEADYLRFLTIAFGSLRELRYQLHLAKRLGFLPNEESCLIEPKIVETEKVLNGLIRALRDDL is encoded by the coding sequence ATGCGTGATCACACAAAACTTCGGGCATTTGAGTTGGCTGATGAAGTGGCAATGTTGGTGTATCGGGTAACCGCAGGGTTTCCGAAAACAGAGATGTTTGTGCTGACTTCTCAAATACGGCGGGCAGCAGTTTCAGTTCCTTCTAACATCGTGGAGGGTTGCGCTCGTGACAGCGAGGCAGATTATCTCAGATTTCTCACTATAGCCTTCGGGTCCTTGAGGGAACTGCGCTATCAACTACATTTGGCAAAGCGTTTGGGCTTCTTGCCCAATGAGGAGTCCTGCCTGATAGAACCAAAGATCGTGGAAACCGAGAAGGTCTTGAATGGATTGATTCGTGCCTTACGAGATGATTTATAG
- a CDS encoding PaaI family thioesterase — MDYEDDHMCFVCGKQNGDGLHLDFELIGDDRIRTEFTPSKRFQGWKDVLHGGIIATILDEVMVNGAYLRQIMAVTTKLQITLRRPVAIGERVVFYGQILKQGARTVDMKAWAEGENGTIVAEATGLLMKIRG; from the coding sequence ATGGATTACGAAGACGATCATATGTGTTTTGTCTGCGGCAAGCAGAACGGAGACGGGCTGCACCTCGATTTCGAGCTGATCGGTGATGATCGCATCCGGACCGAGTTTACCCCATCGAAGCGGTTTCAGGGCTGGAAGGACGTCCTGCATGGGGGTATTATCGCGACCATTCTCGATGAGGTGATGGTCAACGGCGCCTACTTGCGGCAGATCATGGCCGTAACCACCAAGCTCCAGATTACGCTCAGGCGCCCGGTCGCCATTGGAGAGCGGGTCGTCTTCTACGGGCAGATCCTGAAGCAGGGCGCCAGAACAGTCGACATGAAAGCCTGGGCCGAGGGGGAGAATGGGACGATCGTTGCCGAGGCCACCGGCCTTCTGATGAAGATCCGAGGGTAA
- a CDS encoding SAM-dependent chlorinase/fluorinase yields MRRIVTLLTDFGLSDPFVGMMKGVILGINPHAVLVDLCHGSKAYEPSEAAFALITAYRFFPQGTIHVAVIDPGVGGPRRPLLVTCDGHLFIGPDNGLLAPLAEKAESSGVRAITATRYFLHPVSVTFHGRDIFAPVAAHLSLGVEPAELGEPIDDYVRLTLPRAAPFGTSGIKGEILHIDRFGNLVTNVTRVDLKHLAAGDLPAEFLVHVAGLEVPIVAYYGQVAPGVPGAVIGSADCLEIFVNQGDASRLLGVGRGAEVVVGRKDGEESRL; encoded by the coding sequence GTGCGGCGGATCGTGACGTTGCTGACCGACTTTGGACTGAGCGATCCGTTTGTCGGCATGATGAAAGGGGTGATCCTCGGGATCAACCCCCATGCGGTGCTCGTCGATCTGTGCCATGGCAGCAAGGCCTACGAACCCTCTGAGGCGGCATTTGCTCTCATTACGGCGTATCGCTTCTTTCCTCAAGGCACGATCCACGTCGCGGTGATTGACCCAGGGGTCGGCGGGCCTCGCCGCCCACTCCTGGTGACCTGCGACGGCCATCTGTTCATTGGCCCGGACAACGGACTCCTGGCCCCGCTCGCAGAGAAGGCCGAATCGTCGGGCGTCAGGGCCATCACTGCTACCCGGTATTTTCTTCACCCCGTCAGTGTTACTTTTCACGGCCGCGACATCTTTGCGCCTGTCGCCGCCCATCTTTCGCTCGGGGTTGAGCCTGCCGAGCTTGGAGAACCGATCGATGACTATGTCCGCCTGACGCTCCCACGCGCGGCGCCGTTCGGGACCTCCGGGATCAAGGGGGAAATCCTTCACATCGATCGGTTCGGTAACCTGGTGACAAATGTTACCCGTGTCGACCTGAAACATCTGGCGGCTGGAGATTTACCTGCGGAATTCTTGGTCCACGTTGCCGGCCTGGAGGTTCCGATTGTTGCCTACTATGGTCAGGTTGCCCCTGGTGTGCCTGGCGCCGTTATTGGAAGCGCGGACTGCCTGGAAATCTTTGTGAATCAGGGGGATGCGTCCAGGCTCCTCGGCGTAGGACGAGGAGCCGAGGTTGTGGTCGGCAGGAAGGATGGCGAAGAGTCGCGTCTTTGA
- the msrB gene encoding peptide-methionine (R)-S-oxide reductase MsrB yields the protein MNDKLPKTDEEWKAQLTPEQFYVCRQKGTERPFSGEYHDCKEDGIYQCVCCGNELFGSDAKFDSRTGWPSFWAPLAPEQIKTVEDTDLLMRRTEVRCSRCDAHLGHVFADGPPPTRLRYCINSVALTLVKSAGQ from the coding sequence ATGAATGATAAGCTACCCAAAACCGATGAGGAATGGAAGGCACAGCTCACGCCGGAGCAGTTCTATGTCTGTCGGCAGAAGGGGACTGAAAGGCCGTTTTCTGGTGAATACCACGACTGCAAAGAAGATGGAATCTACCAGTGCGTCTGCTGCGGGAATGAATTGTTTGGCTCGGACGCAAAGTTCGACTCTAGAACCGGGTGGCCCAGCTTCTGGGCCCCTCTGGCGCCAGAGCAGATCAAGACCGTAGAGGATACCGACCTGTTGATGCGTCGCACCGAGGTGCGGTGTAGCCGGTGCGACGCGCACCTGGGCCACGTCTTTGCTGACGGGCCACCGCCGACACGCCTCCGCTACTGCATCAATTCAGTCGCGCTCACACTGGTAAAGAGTGCAGGCCAGTGA
- the uppS gene encoding polyprenyl diphosphate synthase, which produces MFKHLLYRLYEGRLFQEVRGGELPRHIGLILDGNRRYAREHGYASLLEGHRKGAEKLEEVLNWCQELEIRMVTVWIFSTENISRSQEEVDGLLALIEKKMRDIAQDPKVHRKRMRIRAIGKMELLPPSTVQAIREAEEATRDYDAFFLNVAVGYGGRQEIADAVATMLRDKSERNIPLEKIIDDISIDEIGKYLYTYDLPDPDLIIRTSGEVRLSGFLLWQSAYSEYYFCDAYWPVFRKIDFFRAIRSFQQRERRFGV; this is translated from the coding sequence TTGTTTAAGCATCTGCTGTATCGTTTGTACGAAGGGCGGCTGTTTCAGGAAGTTCGAGGCGGAGAACTGCCCCGGCACATCGGTCTGATCCTCGATGGCAATCGGCGATACGCAAGGGAACACGGGTATGCCAGCCTCCTTGAAGGACACCGGAAAGGAGCGGAGAAGCTGGAAGAGGTCCTGAACTGGTGCCAGGAGCTTGAAATCAGGATGGTGACCGTGTGGATCTTTTCTACTGAAAACATATCCCGAAGCCAAGAGGAGGTAGACGGTCTCCTGGCACTGATCGAGAAGAAGATGCGCGACATTGCCCAGGATCCCAAGGTACATCGGAAGCGGATGCGGATCAGGGCTATCGGCAAGATGGAACTCCTCCCTCCGTCCACGGTGCAGGCGATCCGTGAGGCAGAGGAGGCCACGCGGGACTATGACGCCTTTTTTCTGAATGTCGCCGTCGGGTATGGCGGACGACAGGAGATCGCGGATGCTGTTGCGACCATGCTCAGGGACAAATCGGAAAGAAATATCCCACTGGAAAAGATCATCGATGATATTTCCATCGACGAGATTGGCAAGTATCTCTATACCTATGACCTGCCCGATCCTGATCTCATCATCCGGACCAGCGGTGAAGTTCGACTGAGCGGGTTCCTGCTCTGGCAGAGCGCGTACAGCGAGTATTACTTTTGTGACGCCTACTGGCCGGTTTTTAGAAAGATCGACTTCTTTCGCGCCATTCGAAGCTTTCAGCAGCGCGAGCGCCGGTTTGGGGTATGA
- a CDS encoding AbrB/MazE/SpoVT family DNA-binding domain-containing protein, whose product MPLVKVKQKFQVTLPASVRRKMEVAVGDLLEADVRGKKITLTPKVAVDRALIEKRLAESFEDFRKGRVHGPFSSTKEVTRALRAGKSRKTA is encoded by the coding sequence GTGCCGCTGGTCAAGGTCAAGCAAAAGTTCCAGGTGACACTTCCCGCCTCGGTACGCCGGAAGATGGAGGTGGCGGTGGGGGATCTCTTAGAGGCCGACGTTCGTGGTAAGAAAATTACGCTAACCCCGAAGGTGGCCGTCGATCGGGCTCTTATTGAGAAACGCTTGGCTGAGAGCTTTGAAGACTTTCGCAAAGGGCGAGTGCACGGCCCGTTCTCCTCGACCAAGGAAGTGACTCGAGCGCTGCGGGCGGGCAAGTCACGTAAGACTGCCTGA